Proteins encoded by one window of Erwinia pyrifoliae DSM 12163:
- a CDS encoding TULIP family P47-like protein, whose amino-acid sequence MDMYNWDMVCAVSCRDLNKKLKESVRNNFGEFSWSDGAGNRISGVFDSWEIVPGGDAQRLNLITPLIAGKLEASVLGKDIAVTVGNLCPKLQVVLAFVSGNNGDDTHLTFNFRRVSAGSTETLVSDGCVVVLDNDINNRLPDRDNIVPALFCALMAKMIVARRNDIEFIFAEILAIPAASEVSWMKLHLLRYAYNEKISGELGCLAVLGIVESNAFPPHPDELQQVFDAALVRDDGNSGFMLSRQVFMKNVVLPALPAVFKGSDINQFYLADNGVIRNSSAISLSPINGYTPYFNHFEMEVVDLRIMINNARGRCDVVWNSSYVSFDLSAAYIPQLSVVDGVCRVNLVCATRPVFNSQGHDTAAQIFWILGGWVVDALIQGIRSQMEHLLFEFGNRGISFDIYPIKFSTASDYTECGLAGNFFMRN is encoded by the coding sequence ATGGATATGTATAACTGGGATATGGTATGCGCTGTTTCCTGCCGGGATCTGAATAAGAAACTTAAGGAGTCGGTACGCAACAACTTTGGCGAGTTCAGCTGGTCAGATGGTGCGGGAAATCGGATTTCGGGCGTGTTTGATAGCTGGGAGATTGTGCCCGGTGGCGATGCGCAGCGGCTTAACCTCATCACACCGCTGATCGCCGGTAAACTTGAAGCATCCGTACTTGGGAAGGATATTGCCGTTACGGTTGGTAACCTCTGTCCGAAACTTCAGGTTGTGCTGGCATTCGTCAGCGGGAATAACGGCGATGATACTCATCTTACATTCAATTTCAGACGTGTTAGCGCCGGCAGTACGGAAACACTCGTTAGTGACGGCTGTGTTGTTGTGCTGGACAACGATATAAATAACCGCCTTCCCGACAGAGATAATATTGTTCCTGCGCTGTTCTGCGCACTGATGGCGAAGATGATTGTCGCCAGGCGCAATGATATAGAATTCATTTTTGCAGAAATCCTTGCTATTCCGGCGGCAAGCGAAGTTTCGTGGATGAAGCTGCACCTGCTCAGGTATGCGTACAATGAGAAAATAAGCGGCGAGCTAGGCTGTCTGGCCGTACTGGGGATAGTAGAGAGTAACGCTTTTCCACCACATCCGGATGAACTTCAGCAGGTATTCGACGCAGCACTGGTCAGAGACGATGGGAACAGCGGATTTATGCTATCCCGGCAGGTATTTATGAAAAATGTTGTGCTTCCCGCACTGCCAGCGGTATTTAAGGGTTCAGACATCAATCAGTTTTATCTCGCAGATAATGGTGTGATAAGAAACAGCAGCGCTATCTCATTAAGTCCCATTAATGGCTATACGCCCTACTTTAACCATTTTGAAATGGAGGTGGTAGACCTCAGGATTATGATCAATAACGCCCGGGGCCGCTGTGATGTGGTGTGGAACAGCAGCTATGTCAGTTTCGACTTATCAGCTGCTTATATCCCACAATTATCTGTGGTTGACGGCGTATGCAGAGTGAACCTTGTCTGCGCGACCAGGCCCGTTTTTAACAGTCAGGGGCATGATACGGCAGCTCAAATTTTCTGGATCCTTGGTGGCTGGGTAGTTGATGCTCTGATTCAGGGGATCCGCAGCCAGATGGAGCACCTTCTTTTCGAATTTGGCAACCGTGGGATAAGCTTTGATATTTATCCAATAAAATTCAGCACGGCTTCAGACTATACGGAGTGCGGTCTGGCAGGGAATTTCTTTATGCGAAATTAA
- a CDS encoding TULIP family P47-like protein: protein MILDVTKKCAFMIVIYISQNSEVRPVSDISTSGWDVVSITNLDTINKIISSGSRYPSEFSINDTILGSKISINGKWGRWLLTSNASGGKVNIKCEIAAGTVDYEGSRLNINDNSNDSYLEIELSLKGKHVEPNEWVMNDDIIDDNTCCYQLVADSDNQVVISSSVFSGSEMKNDNLNLILPALFGGWFKNNLSAFDQIFAVILIGLRAKKSDFQWLYPSAYSYAANSSLDNNTTGFGILTLVDGRTDTGNLQQSVDISALRLVKKFGANLALVISKEMFVKHMLLKAAVDLIKNATASDFTISNSGLSLTNRREMLWQDFHAGDNKYISPILPKEGFILTLQSDYIHLTIQGAHYRPHTGVTVYMGLEQNFRYKVANNARGEPVFVPDEKGLGDAQIICSVKFDKWLQAVEITMGVIASIAAIISLGTLAYGAITARAAATLVAAEREGAVIFSVNVAEAEIVTSEAMAIASDIVNGTVSNPTIFNIVRMSSAVMATISGGAAGAIAISEAIYKSKYDDIPSFHHFASIITGTSVWPHMDNIKLKSASLADSFVIGLEIK, encoded by the coding sequence ATGATCCTGGATGTAACCAAGAAATGTGCATTTATGATTGTGATTTATATAAGCCAAAATAGTGAGGTAAGACCTGTGAGCGATATATCAACCAGCGGATGGGACGTGGTCAGCATCACTAACCTTGACACCATCAATAAAATTATCAGTAGCGGAAGTCGCTATCCTTCAGAATTTTCTATCAATGACACCATTCTGGGATCTAAAATTAGCATTAACGGAAAATGGGGGAGGTGGCTGCTTACCAGCAATGCCAGTGGTGGAAAAGTTAATATTAAGTGTGAAATAGCAGCAGGAACGGTGGATTATGAAGGGAGTCGGCTGAATATTAACGACAACAGCAATGATTCATATTTGGAGATTGAATTATCGCTTAAGGGAAAACACGTTGAGCCAAATGAATGGGTGATGAATGATGATATTATTGACGATAACACCTGCTGTTATCAGTTAGTGGCAGACTCCGACAATCAGGTGGTTATTAGTAGTTCTGTCTTTAGCGGTTCGGAAATGAAAAATGATAACCTTAATCTTATTTTACCCGCGCTGTTTGGCGGATGGTTTAAAAATAACCTGAGCGCCTTTGATCAAATATTTGCGGTTATCCTGATTGGGCTGCGGGCGAAAAAAAGTGATTTCCAGTGGCTTTATCCTTCCGCATATAGCTATGCCGCGAACAGTTCACTCGATAACAATACTACCGGATTCGGTATTCTGACGCTCGTTGACGGCAGAACGGATACCGGAAATCTGCAGCAGTCCGTTGATATCTCCGCGCTCAGACTGGTGAAGAAGTTTGGCGCAAATCTGGCGCTGGTGATCAGTAAAGAGATGTTTGTAAAACACATGTTGTTGAAAGCCGCTGTTGACCTGATAAAAAATGCCACTGCAAGTGATTTTACTATAAGCAATAGCGGATTATCGCTGACCAACCGCCGCGAAATGTTATGGCAGGATTTCCATGCCGGCGATAATAAATATATTTCTCCCATCTTGCCAAAAGAAGGCTTTATTCTGACGCTGCAATCAGATTATATCCATCTCACCATTCAGGGCGCACATTATCGTCCTCATACAGGGGTCACGGTCTACATGGGGCTGGAGCAAAACTTCAGATACAAGGTGGCTAATAATGCCAGGGGAGAACCTGTTTTTGTACCGGATGAGAAGGGGCTGGGAGATGCACAGATAATCTGCTCTGTTAAATTTGATAAGTGGTTACAGGCGGTGGAAATAACGATGGGCGTCATTGCATCAATAGCGGCTATTATTTCACTGGGTACGCTCGCTTATGGTGCAATAACGGCAAGGGCGGCGGCCACGTTGGTCGCCGCTGAGAGGGAAGGGGCAGTTATATTCTCTGTCAATGTTGCGGAGGCAGAAATTGTGACTTCCGAAGCAATGGCGATAGCCAGTGATATTGTGAATGGCACGGTATCAAACCCGACAATTTTTAATATTGTAAGAATGAGTTCTGCGGTGATGGCCACTATTTCTGGAGGAGCGGCAGGAGCCATAGCGATATCTGAAGCCATTTATAAATCAAAATATGATGATATACCATCGTTTCACCATTTTGCCTCGATTATAACCGGAACCAGCGTGTGGCCTCATATGGATAATATTAAGCTAAAATCCGCATCGCTGGCCGACAGCTTTGTTATAGGGCTTGAAATAAAATAA
- a CDS encoding pyridoxal phosphate-dependent decarboxylase family protein: MVSGSQTSPVSALPARCGTGNPHDFIFNEHQLSAWSRQTEQVLALMTETVKGVEKPFSGILPQELAREFSGVDLDQPLGSNEAALEELKRLYLRDAVWFHHPKYVAHLNCPVVLPSLLAEQIMAAVNSSVDTWDQSAGGTLIEQKVIDWTLSRIGLPAGADGIFTSGGTQSNLMAMLLARDNWCAAHHPGHLIKYRGLPHDAAKWRVFTSKLSHFSIQKSMAILGLGYDAVIPVDYDEHYRMDAACLEQEIQRCHQQGLIPIAVVATSGTTDFGSIDPLGAISELCKHHGLWMHVDAAYGCGLLVTENHRPRLAGIEKADSVTVDYHKSFFQTVSCGAFFVRDKHHLSHVTHHADYLNPLSAQQEGTPNLVNKSIQTTRRFDALKMWLTLRVSGPMALGNAFDDILALTQTTHQLLSAHPAIEVLHVPELTSQIFRYVPRPGMNEAQTDEINANIRKAVFRSGNAVIAGTKVKGRQYLKFTLLNPNTTAADIEDVIALIVHYGREQVRGPAITAAHV, translated from the coding sequence ATGGTCTCAGGTTCGCAAACTTCGCCAGTATCCGCGCTGCCCGCACGTTGTGGCACTGGCAATCCTCATGATTTCATTTTCAATGAACACCAGCTGTCTGCATGGTCCAGGCAGACAGAACAGGTGCTGGCATTGATGACCGAAACGGTGAAAGGCGTAGAAAAACCCTTCAGCGGCATCCTTCCTCAGGAGCTTGCCCGGGAATTTAGTGGCGTTGACCTCGACCAGCCGCTGGGCAGCAACGAAGCGGCGTTAGAAGAGCTAAAAAGGCTTTATCTGCGCGATGCCGTCTGGTTTCACCATCCCAAATACGTCGCGCACCTGAACTGCCCGGTTGTGCTGCCTTCCCTACTGGCAGAGCAGATTATGGCCGCAGTGAACAGCTCAGTAGATACCTGGGACCAAAGCGCTGGTGGTACGCTGATTGAACAAAAGGTGATTGACTGGACGCTTAGCCGTATTGGTTTGCCTGCAGGTGCTGACGGCATCTTCACCAGCGGTGGTACTCAGTCCAACCTGATGGCGATGCTGCTGGCTCGTGACAACTGGTGCGCAGCGCATCATCCAGGCCATCTGATCAAGTATCGGGGTTTACCTCATGATGCCGCGAAATGGCGCGTCTTTACCTCAAAGCTCAGCCACTTCAGCATCCAGAAATCCATGGCGATACTGGGTCTGGGATACGATGCCGTTATCCCGGTCGACTACGATGAACATTACCGCATGGATGCTGCCTGTCTGGAGCAGGAAATACAGCGCTGCCATCAACAGGGGCTGATTCCAATCGCGGTGGTTGCCACCAGCGGCACCACGGATTTCGGCAGTATCGACCCGCTGGGGGCTATCTCTGAACTGTGCAAACACCACGGTCTGTGGATGCATGTGGATGCGGCCTACGGCTGCGGGCTGCTGGTAACGGAAAATCATCGTCCGCGCCTTGCCGGCATTGAAAAAGCAGACTCGGTTACCGTGGACTACCACAAATCCTTCTTCCAGACCGTCAGCTGCGGGGCGTTCTTCGTGCGTGATAAGCACCACCTGAGTCATGTCACTCATCACGCCGATTATCTCAACCCGCTCAGTGCGCAACAGGAAGGCACACCCAATCTGGTTAATAAAAGCATTCAGACCACGCGCCGTTTTGACGCGCTCAAAATGTGGCTGACGCTGCGCGTGTCAGGGCCAATGGCCTTGGGAAATGCCTTCGATGACATTCTGGCGCTGACGCAGACCACCCACCAGTTGCTGAGTGCACATCCGGCGATTGAGGTTTTGCATGTTCCTGAACTGACCAGCCAGATTTTCCGTTATGTTCCCCGACCGGGCATGAATGAAGCACAGACAGATGAAATCAACGCCAATATACGTAAGGCGGTGTTTCGCTCAGGTAACGCCGTCATTGCCGGCACCAAAGTAAAGGGTCGTCAATATCTGAAATTTACCCTTTTGAACCCCAACACCACAGCGGCTGATATTGAAGACGTGATTGCTCTGATTGTGCATTACGGCCGTGAACAGGTTCGTGGCCCCGCCATCACTGCGGCACATGTGTGA
- a CDS encoding lysine N(6)-hydroxylase/L-ornithine N(5)-oxygenase family protein gives MNNNIYDFIGIGIGPFNLGLACLSEPVEGLNGIFLDQNPGFDWHTGMMLESAHLQTPFMADLVTMADPTSPYSLLNYMKQKGKLYSFYIREDFFLMRKEYNQYCQWAAARLGNLRWNTRVEYVSYDDSLQCYRVRSTDTVSGKQQEWLAHHLVLATGPSAWSPACSQPYRERFVHSSEYLLNKEKLQKKRSITVLGSGQSAAEIYYDLLTDIDRFGYQLNWITRAPRFYPLEYTKLTLEMTSPEWIDYFHSLPAAKRDELNASQKNLYKGINSSLINDIYDLMYVKQLDGKLDVNLFTHSELTDMRWLAEGEFELKLHQQEQDRAFSRRTEGLVMATGYQYRPPAFIEGIQQRIQWDEKGRYDVQRNYSIDRHNQVFVQNAELHTHGFVTPDLGMACYRNSVLLRDITGREVYPVERQIAFQTFPAQSEI, from the coding sequence ATGAATAACAACATCTATGATTTTATTGGTATTGGCATTGGTCCCTTCAATCTCGGCCTTGCCTGTCTGAGCGAACCGGTTGAAGGGCTGAACGGTATTTTTCTCGATCAGAACCCCGGCTTCGACTGGCATACCGGCATGATGCTGGAAAGCGCCCATTTGCAAACGCCTTTTATGGCCGATCTGGTGACGATGGCCGACCCGACCAGCCCTTACAGCCTGCTCAATTATATGAAGCAGAAAGGAAAACTTTACTCTTTTTATATCCGCGAAGATTTTTTCCTGATGAGAAAAGAGTACAACCAGTATTGCCAATGGGCCGCTGCCCGGCTCGGCAATCTGCGCTGGAACACCCGGGTGGAATACGTCAGCTACGATGACAGTCTGCAATGCTATCGTGTTCGTTCGACAGATACCGTTAGTGGTAAACAGCAGGAATGGCTGGCGCATCATCTGGTACTGGCCACCGGCCCCAGCGCCTGGAGCCCCGCCTGCAGCCAACCGTATCGCGAGCGCTTCGTCCACTCCAGCGAATACCTGCTCAACAAAGAAAAATTGCAGAAGAAACGCTCCATCACCGTACTGGGCAGCGGCCAGAGCGCGGCCGAAATCTATTACGACCTGCTGACGGATATCGATCGCTTCGGCTATCAGCTGAACTGGATAACCCGTGCGCCGCGCTTCTACCCGCTTGAGTACACCAAACTGACGCTGGAAATGACCTCGCCAGAGTGGATTGACTATTTTCACAGTCTGCCGGCGGCGAAACGCGACGAGCTTAACGCCAGCCAGAAAAATCTCTATAAAGGCATTAACAGCAGCCTGATCAATGACATCTATGATCTGATGTACGTTAAGCAGCTTGATGGAAAGCTCGACGTCAACCTCTTTACCCATTCGGAACTGACCGACATGCGCTGGCTGGCGGAAGGTGAATTCGAGCTTAAGCTGCATCAGCAGGAGCAGGATCGTGCCTTTAGCCGTCGTACTGAGGGATTAGTGATGGCCACGGGCTATCAGTATCGGCCACCGGCGTTTATTGAAGGTATCCAGCAGCGCATCCAGTGGGATGAGAAAGGCCGTTACGACGTACAGCGTAATTACAGTATCGATCGCCATAACCAGGTCTTCGTGCAAAATGCCGAGCTGCATACGCACGGCTTTGTTACGCCTGATTTAGGCATGGCCTGCTACCGTAATTCCGTGTTACTGCGCGACATCACCGGCCGGGAAGTCTACCCCGTCGAACGCCAGATCGCTTTCCAGACTTTCCCCGCCCAATCGGAAATCTGA
- a CDS encoding GNAT family N-acetyltransferase, whose product MPNSTLYSTARPAGQFTLRPMRQEDAAMVHRWVTQEYARFWGMQDNSIEQVAAFYQKLTAHNPHAALIGCCNGQPAFLMEFYKASENDIGKFYAAQPDDYGMHLLIAPATHPVRQFSWQVFSVVMDFMFSLPEVKRVVVEPDERNTKIHRLNKRAGFCYQHTIDMGHKTAWLAFCQHENYQQALLKESLNMNETTPMLTGASLTGDNWDQANRLLIRKAIAEFAHEMIVTPAESGNGRYSLAVPGSETEYQFTASRLALDHWDIDAASLTKQENGHTLPLDALQFISEFNEVVGIPQTLLATYMEEISSTLCSSVFKLQKNNPDSQTLVNADFQTVESSMTEGHPCFVANNGRIGFDARDYLAYAPEAATPVNLVWVAVHRRNAHFSSLSDLQYERLMREELGQSTIEQFNAQLTEKGLTHADYLFMPVHPWQWQNKLLTVFAADIANNDIVWLAIGDDQYQAQQSIRTFFNRSHPGKRYVKTALSVLNMGFMRGLSPYYMATTPAINEWLQDLVAGDEWLQRCDFRILREVAAVGYHNRHYEKAIKGDSAYKKMFAALWRDNPVAALKPGQRLMTMASFLHVDHHQKALLPALIADSGLAAERWVDRYLSCYLSPLLHCFYQHDLVFMPHGENLILLLENNVPVSAYMKDIGEEIAVMNPDAVLPEKVQRLAVDVPENLKLLSVFTDVFDCIFRFISAILHQSGTLPEEQFWQAVARCVKEYQQAHPHLASKFSRYDMFAPEFTRSCLNRLQLANNQQMINLSDPAENLKFAGTLVNPIARWR is encoded by the coding sequence ATGCCAAATTCCACTCTTTACAGTACGGCCCGTCCGGCGGGCCAGTTCACTCTCCGCCCAATGCGCCAGGAAGACGCCGCGATGGTTCACCGTTGGGTCACACAAGAGTATGCCCGCTTCTGGGGGATGCAGGACAACAGCATCGAACAGGTTGCGGCCTTTTACCAGAAGCTGACGGCTCATAACCCGCACGCCGCGCTGATCGGCTGCTGCAACGGTCAGCCGGCGTTCCTGATGGAGTTCTACAAGGCCAGTGAAAATGACATCGGCAAGTTCTATGCCGCGCAGCCGGACGATTACGGCATGCATCTGCTGATAGCGCCGGCCACTCACCCGGTGAGGCAGTTCAGCTGGCAGGTTTTCTCGGTGGTGATGGACTTTATGTTCAGCCTGCCAGAGGTGAAGCGGGTCGTGGTGGAGCCGGACGAGCGGAATACAAAAATTCATCGGCTGAACAAGCGCGCTGGCTTTTGCTATCAGCACACCATCGATATGGGCCATAAAACCGCCTGGCTGGCCTTCTGCCAGCACGAAAATTATCAACAGGCATTACTGAAGGAATCGCTGAATATGAATGAGACGACACCAATGCTGACCGGTGCCAGCCTGACCGGTGATAACTGGGATCAGGCCAACCGTCTGCTGATCCGCAAAGCTATCGCCGAGTTTGCGCATGAGATGATTGTCACGCCAGCTGAATCGGGCAACGGTCGCTACTCGCTGGCCGTGCCGGGCAGCGAAACAGAATATCAATTCACCGCCAGCCGTCTGGCGTTGGATCACTGGGATATTGACGCAGCTTCGCTGACTAAACAGGAGAACGGCCATACCCTGCCGCTGGACGCATTACAATTTATATCGGAATTCAACGAGGTAGTCGGTATTCCGCAGACACTGCTGGCAACCTATATGGAAGAGATCAGCAGCACGTTGTGCAGCAGCGTATTCAAGTTGCAGAAAAATAACCCGGACAGCCAGACACTGGTGAACGCAGACTTCCAAACCGTTGAATCCTCAATGACCGAAGGGCACCCGTGCTTCGTGGCGAACAACGGGCGCATTGGCTTCGATGCGCGTGACTATCTGGCTTACGCGCCTGAAGCTGCCACGCCGGTTAATCTGGTTTGGGTTGCCGTTCACCGGCGCAACGCGCATTTCTCCAGCCTGAGTGACCTGCAATACGAACGCCTGATGCGTGAAGAACTGGGCCAGTCTACGATTGAACAGTTCAATGCGCAGCTGACAGAGAAAGGGCTTACCCACGCTGATTACCTCTTTATGCCGGTTCACCCCTGGCAGTGGCAGAACAAACTGCTGACGGTATTTGCGGCGGATATCGCCAATAACGATATTGTCTGGCTTGCTATCGGTGACGACCAATATCAGGCACAGCAGTCTATCCGTACCTTCTTCAACCGCAGTCATCCCGGCAAGCGCTATGTCAAAACGGCACTATCGGTGCTGAATATGGGCTTTATGCGCGGCCTTTCTCCTTACTATATGGCGACCACCCCGGCGATTAATGAATGGCTGCAAGATTTGGTTGCCGGGGATGAGTGGCTACAGCGCTGCGATTTTCGCATTCTGCGCGAGGTGGCGGCAGTGGGTTACCATAACCGGCACTATGAAAAAGCCATCAAGGGGGATTCCGCTTACAAGAAAATGTTTGCCGCGCTGTGGCGCGACAATCCGGTTGCAGCGCTGAAACCCGGCCAGCGCCTGATGACCATGGCCTCATTCCTGCACGTTGATCATCACCAGAAAGCCCTGCTGCCGGCGCTGATCGCCGATTCCGGGCTGGCCGCTGAACGCTGGGTGGACCGCTATCTGAGCTGCTACCTCAGCCCGCTGCTGCACTGCTTCTACCAGCACGATCTGGTGTTTATGCCGCACGGCGAAAACCTGATCCTGCTGCTGGAGAATAATGTACCGGTAAGCGCCTATATGAAAGACATCGGCGAGGAAATTGCGGTAATGAACCCGGATGCCGTGCTGCCGGAAAAAGTGCAGCGCCTGGCGGTGGACGTGCCGGAAAACCTCAAGCTGTTGTCAGTCTTTACCGACGTCTTCGACTGCATTTTCCGCTTTATTAGCGCCATTCTGCACCAGTCCGGCACGCTGCCGGAAGAACAGTTCTGGCAGGCGGTCGCGCGCTGCGTGAAGGAATATCAGCAGGCCCATCCGCATCTGGCCAGCAAGTTTTCCCGCTACGATATGTTCGCGCCAGAGTTCACCCGCTCCTGCCTTAACCGTCTGCAATTGGCCAACAACCAGCAGATGATTAACCTGTCCGATCCGGCTGAAAACCTGAAGTTTGCCGGAACCCTGGTCAACCCGATCGCCCGCTGGCGCTAA
- a CDS encoding TonB-dependent siderophore receptor — MRMPFSLKRSVLLCGIALSTPGMTWAADTLVVTAKPEETSSTPTAGYTAKISSGATKTDRPLITTGQSVSVVTRQQMEDQGAMDVNQALNYTAGAFTNFAGAATRFDTVSLRGFHGGDVDNIFLDGLRLMSDPGSHNVLQVDPWFLDRIDVIKGPSSALYGQTVPGGLVMESSKRPQFTPEGHFRLTGGSNSTNGAAFDYTNAINDQWAFRLTGITRSSHTQYDHTREEKYAISPSLLWQPDEDTSLLLRAYLQKEPSGGYHGAVPGDGSITAHNGRKLSTGFYDGDSALDQYKRRQQIYSAQFSHRFNDTWAFRSNASYSHSNVDLDQVYQIGWNPANSDLLNRYYSGSRSSLNAFAIDNQLEADFATAEVAHKVVLGAEYHQYKNDLSDAGGSASQLNALTGQSVGSHDNFTFYKSQRRYYQTGVYLQDEMTWNKWHLDLSGRYDRLVSQTDNIDKETKFRRQDDHIGGRAALLYAFDNGISPYVSYSQAITPQSLPGEDGNVLKPTTSEQYEAGVKYQPVGTSDLYSVAVYDLTQKDVGNRVVVGAYYKPAGKVHSQGLELEAHNQLTPRLSTIATYTLNHVRYKDSIDGNDGHTPFITPNSMASAWAKYQFDYGVSVGAGVRYIGKQWADNENTTRLASVTLLDASVRADLGAWNSSLKGAFVQVNANNLTGRDYVSACYGTGYCYWGAERTVMATVGYDF; from the coding sequence ATGAGAATGCCTTTTAGCCTCAAGCGTTCTGTACTGCTCTGTGGCATAGCACTTTCCACACCGGGTATGACCTGGGCCGCAGATACGCTGGTGGTGACCGCTAAACCGGAAGAAACCTCCAGCACGCCGACGGCAGGCTATACCGCGAAGATCAGCAGCGGGGCGACCAAGACCGATCGTCCATTGATCACTACCGGGCAGTCAGTTTCCGTGGTGACCCGTCAGCAGATGGAAGATCAGGGGGCGATGGACGTCAACCAGGCGCTGAACTATACCGCCGGTGCCTTTACTAACTTTGCTGGCGCGGCAACACGTTTTGATACGGTTTCGCTGCGTGGATTCCACGGCGGTGATGTCGACAACATATTTCTTGATGGCCTGCGCCTGATGAGCGATCCGGGCAGCCACAATGTTTTGCAGGTCGATCCGTGGTTTCTCGACAGGATCGACGTGATCAAAGGCCCTTCTTCTGCACTTTATGGCCAGACCGTACCGGGTGGTCTGGTGATGGAAAGCTCTAAACGCCCGCAGTTTACCCCGGAAGGCCATTTCCGCCTCACGGGCGGTAGCAATAGCACTAACGGTGCCGCGTTTGATTATACCAATGCGATTAACGATCAATGGGCGTTTCGCCTGACCGGTATCACCCGTAGCAGCCATACTCAGTACGATCACACCCGCGAAGAAAAATACGCCATTTCCCCGTCGCTGCTGTGGCAGCCGGATGAAGATACGTCACTGCTGCTGCGTGCCTACCTGCAAAAAGAGCCTTCAGGTGGCTACCATGGTGCGGTACCGGGCGACGGCAGCATTACCGCGCACAACGGCAGAAAGCTGAGCACCGGTTTTTATGACGGCGACAGCGCGCTGGATCAATACAAGCGCCGGCAGCAGATCTACAGCGCGCAGTTCTCCCATCGCTTTAACGATACCTGGGCGTTTCGCTCTAACGCCAGCTATTCGCACTCTAATGTCGATCTTGACCAGGTGTATCAGATCGGCTGGAACCCTGCTAACTCCGATCTATTGAATCGGTACTACTCAGGATCGCGATCTTCTCTAAATGCATTTGCTATCGATAACCAGCTGGAGGCGGATTTCGCCACCGCTGAGGTCGCTCATAAAGTGGTACTGGGAGCTGAATATCATCAGTACAAGAATGACCTGAGCGATGCAGGCGGTTCAGCCAGCCAGCTCAATGCCCTCACCGGCCAGTCGGTAGGCAGCCATGACAACTTCACCTTCTATAAGTCGCAGCGCCGTTACTATCAGACCGGGGTTTATCTGCAGGATGAAATGACGTGGAATAAATGGCATCTGGATCTCTCCGGCCGCTACGATCGCCTCGTTTCCCAGACTGATAACATTGATAAAGAGACTAAATTCCGCCGTCAGGACGACCATATCGGCGGTCGTGCGGCCCTGCTGTATGCGTTTGACAACGGTATTTCCCCCTATGTCAGCTATAGCCAGGCGATTACACCGCAGTCTCTTCCAGGTGAAGACGGCAATGTGCTGAAACCCACCACCTCTGAACAGTATGAGGCCGGGGTGAAATATCAGCCTGTGGGCACTTCCGACCTCTATTCTGTTGCCGTCTACGATTTGACACAGAAAGATGTCGGTAACCGTGTTGTTGTCGGTGCTTATTACAAGCCCGCCGGGAAAGTGCATTCACAGGGTCTGGAACTGGAAGCCCACAACCAGCTGACGCCGCGACTCAGCACCATTGCTACCTACACGTTGAACCACGTACGTTATAAGGATTCCATCGATGGCAATGATGGCCACACCCCTTTCATCACGCCAAACTCGATGGCTTCAGCCTGGGCGAAATACCAGTTTGACTACGGGGTGAGCGTGGGTGCCGGAGTGCGTTATATCGGCAAGCAGTGGGCGGATAACGAAAACACCACGCGGCTGGCATCGGTGACGCTATTGGATGCTTCAGTGCGTGCCGATCTGGGGGCGTGGAACAGCAGCCTGAAAGGGGCCTTTGTGCAGGTGAATGCCAATAACCTGACCGGTCGCGACTATGTTTCTGCCTGTTACGGCACCGGGTACTGCTACTGGGGGGCTGAACGTACGGTGATGGCCACCGTGGGTTACGATTTCTGA
- a CDS encoding DUF4354 family protein — protein MKLIIMAASVAMAGFCFSANATVPDNAAVYSTEQSKGSISAGGKDTYTKTFAVVVANLSDKYVDLAKLCLRAIAPDHQEFKLDTVDEKLTKGTVKKGQRVKGVAVFASDNAAVHQAALIRLSDDCE, from the coding sequence ATGAAGCTGATTATTATGGCTGCATCTGTTGCGATGGCCGGTTTTTGCTTTTCCGCTAATGCCACAGTGCCTGACAACGCTGCCGTGTACTCGACAGAACAATCTAAAGGATCCATATCGGCTGGCGGCAAAGATACCTATACCAAAACCTTTGCAGTGGTGGTCGCAAACTTGTCCGATAAATATGTCGATTTAGCAAAACTTTGTCTGCGAGCGATTGCCCCGGATCACCAGGAATTTAAACTGGACACGGTTGATGAAAAACTGACCAAGGGCACGGTGAAAAAAGGGCAGCGCGTCAAAGGCGTCGCGGTATTTGCTTCAGATAATGCAGCGGTTCATCAGGCGGCGCTGATCAGGCTGTCGGACGATTGCGAATAA